A genome region from Anopheles stephensi strain Indian chromosome 2, UCI_ANSTEP_V1.0, whole genome shotgun sequence includes the following:
- the LOC118504195 gene encoding fibulin-1 isoform X2, producing the protein MIWKRFGMCQRMFLLALGTLAMLHPASGETIAIEQILSLCCQQGEAWGSQSRTCSSYNESLELVPAGLHGLCLSTIEICCSKQHKIYQCKAGHIAARQGRSCSPKGDQSGSEFYTDCCEACKIGLVVGSSANKCSVEPFAFGSPWDEIYDDCCENEIRKKVGHDELGLCEQFPSVCSQVCENLEDGAYVCKCHPGFELMDDSKTCAPVSDEDNEAIERKDTFACGKGLKYNKHTDECEDVNECETGEATCNPANQVCRNTRGGFICVDIVLPDIACDAGYEPKNGKCEDINECEEDGACDEGYRCDNIDGSYECIAVVKIYPTQPRKKVDACTPGFRRHNDQCVDIDECAADKNACDSNQVCTNEIGGFRCDCKIGFNLDTITNACVDINECQVNAHECLETQRCDNTIGSYTCIRLQSCGTGYTLNAETGHCDDDDECALGRHNCLPPNECFNTKGSFRCRIPHRHYLQSSTSTSTSTTTTTTTVRPQRYNPGYSNYPTSRYSSYQPYLPPCGIGFERNSLGACVDIDECSRGASCHRHQQCINTNGSYRCRDLLSCPAGYRVNDDITECLDIDECATGEAVCGPEQTCSNRKGGYVCVCPPGHKLGRNKRCEDIDECAMHGSKACQQNSNCINTIGSYRCDCKEGFKNGPNEMICTDVDECKEIPGLCHQRCLNYWGSYRCGCHPGYRLGYNNRTCDDVDECEEYKSANLCVGICENTPGSYACRCPHGYKLGADGRSCIDIDECQVGDVCNRRHDICTNIGGSYRCTTIECPFGYRHDVDRRNRCERISRYCNTGDMECIRRPHSYSYNFLTIVSNILLPPEGRGLFTLAGPSHYQMIDFDLKLVSVDAAPHVKPVDIHYFGLEKRTNEAQLNLRKSIEGPQDIELELSMSVFQNGELYGTNVAKLFLMISAYEY; encoded by the exons ATGATTTGGAAAAGGTTTGGAATGTGCCAACGAATGTTTCTGCTAGCTTTAGGAACGCTAGCAATGCTTCATCCTGCAAGTGGTGAAA CCATTGCGATCGAGCAGATCCTTTCGCTGTGCTGCCAGCAGGGCGAGGCTTGGGGATCGCAGAGCCGGACATGCTCGAGCTACAACGAATCGCTGGAGCTGGTACCGGCCGGCCTGCACGGCCTGTGCCTTTCGACCATCGAAATATGCTGCTCGAAGCAGCACAAAATTTACCAGTGTAAGGCCGGTCATATAGCTGCCCGGCAGGGTCGCAGCTGTTCCCCGAAAGGTGACCAGTCCGGGTCGGAATTTTACACG GATTGCTGCGAGGCGTGCAAAATAGGGCTGGTGGTCGGCTCGAGCGCCAACAAGTGCTCGGTGGAACCGTTCGCCTTCGGCAGTCCCTGGGACGAAATCTATGACGATTGCTGCGAGAACGAAATCAGGAAAAAAGTTGGACACGATGAGC TGGGCTTGTGTGAGCAGTTCCCGTCAGTCTGCTCGCAGGTGTGCGAGAACTTGGAGGAcggtgcgtatgtgtgcaaGTGTCATCCAGGATTCGAGCTGATGGACGACAGCAAAACCTGTGCACCGGTTTCGGACGAGGATAATGAAGCGATCGAGCGGAAGGA CACATTCGCCTGTGGCAAAGGACTCAAGTACAACAAGCACACGGACGAGTGTGAGGACGTGAACGAATGTGAAACCGGTGAGGCCACATGCAATCCGGCGAATCAAGTTTGTCGTAATACGCGCGGCGGCTTCATATGCGTGGATATCGTGCTTCCGGACATTGCCTGCGATGCGGGGTACGAGCCGAAGAATGGCAAATGCGAAG ACATCAACGAGTGCGAGGAGGACGGTGCCTGCGACGAAGGATACCGTTGCGACAACATTGACGGCTCTTACGAGTGTATTGCGGTGGTGAAGATTTATCCAAC TCAGCCGAGGAAAAAGGTGGACGCGTGTACACCCGGTTTCCGACGACATAATGATCAGTGCGTGG ATATTGATGAGTGTGCCGCCGATAAGAATGCCTGCGACAGTAATCAGGTGTGCACGAACGAGATCGGTGGATTCAGGTGTGATTGTAAAATTGGATTCAATCTCGATACGATTACGAACGCGTGCGTCG ACATCAACGAGTGTCAGGTGAACGCCCACGAGTGTCTGGAGACGCAGCGCTGCGATAATACGATCGGTTCCTACACGTGCATCCGGCTGCAAAGCTGTGGCACCGGTTACACTCTCAACGCCGAAACGGGTCACTGTGATG ATGATGACGAGTGTGCTCTCGGACGTCACAATTGTCTGCCACCGAACGAATGCTTCAACACGAAGGGCTCGTTCCGGTGTCGTATTCCGCACCGACATTACTTGCAGTCCAGTACGTCTACATCGACTAGCACTACGACGACCACGACCACCGTACGGCCCCAACGGTACAATCCCGGGTACAGCAACTATCCAACGTCACGCTACTCGTCGTACCAGCCGTATCTACCACCGTGCGGAATCGGGTTCGAGCGGAACAGTTTGGGAGCGTGTGTCG ATATTGATGAATGTTCGCGGGGTGCTAGTTGTCATCGGCATCAGCAGTGCATCAATACGAATGGATCGTATCGCTGCCGCGATCTTTTATCCTGCCCCGCTGGATACCGTGTTAATGATGACATTACGGAGTGTTTAG ATATCGACGAATGTGCTACCGGTGAGGCAGTCTGTGGTCCGGAGCAAACGTGCAGCAATCGGAAGGGAGGGTATGTTTGCGTGTGTCCACCGGGGCATAAGCTCGGTCGGAACAAGCGCTGCGAGGACATTGACGAGTGTGCAATGCATGGGTCGAAGGCTTGTCAGCAAAATTCCAACTGTATTAATACGATCGGATCGTACCGGTGCGATTGTAAGGAGGGGTTCAAAAATGGACCCAATGAGATGATCTGCACGGATGTGGACGAGTGCAAGGAAATTCCTGGGCTGTGTCATCAGAGGTGTTTGAACTACTGGGGGTCGTACCGGTGCGGCTGTCATCCGGGCTATCGGCTAGGCTACAACAATCGTACCTGTGACGATGTGGATGAGTGCGAGGAGTACAAGTCGGCTAATTTGTGTGTGGGCATATGCGAGAATACGCCGGGATCGTATGCTTGTCGTTGTCCGCATGGCTACAAGTTGGGAGCGGATGGACGAAGTTGCATAG ATATTGACGAATGTCAGGTGGGAGATGTGTGCAATAGACGTCACGATATTTGCACCAACATCGGCGGAAGCTATCGGTGTACGACGATCGAATGTCCCTTTGGCTATCGACACGATGTGGATCGTCGAAA CCGTTGCGAGCGAATCAGCCGTTACTGTAATACCGGTGATATGGAATGCATTCGGCGACCTCACTCGTACTCGTACAACTTCTTAACGATCGTGTCCAACATTCTGCTACCACCGGAGGGCCGTGGGCTATTCACGCTGGCCGGTCCGTCCCATTACCAAATGATCGATTTTGATCTGAAGCTAGTTTCCGTCGATGCAGCACCACATGTGAAACCAGTAGATATTCATTACTTCGG GTTGGAGAAAAGAACGAACGAGGCGCAGCTGAATTTGCGTAAGAGCATCGAGGGACCGCAGGACATTGAGCTGGAGCTGAGCATGAGCGTGTTCCAGAATGGGGAACTGTACGGCACTAATGTGGCCAAGCTGTTCCTGATGATATCGGCGTATGAATATTAA
- the LOC118504195 gene encoding fibulin-1 isoform X1: protein MIWKRFGMCQRMFLLALGTLAMLHPASGETIAIEQILSLCCQQGEAWGSQSRTCSSYNESLELVPAGLHGLCLSTIEICCSKQHKIYQCKAGHIAARQGRSCSPKGDQSGSEFYTDCCEACKIGLVVGSSANKCSVEPFAFGSPWDEIYDDCCENEIRKKVGHDELGLCEQFPSVCSQVCENLEDGAYVCKCHPGFELMDDSKTCAPVSDEDNEAIERKDTFACGKGLKYNKHTDECEDVNECETGEATCNPANQVCRNTRGGFICVDIVLPDIACDAGYEPKNGKCEDVNECLERLDACDREREHCLNGRGNYSCLPKAVTMCQPGFAYNVSLGVCEDINECEEDGACDEGYRCDNIDGSYECIAVVKIYPTQPRKKVDACTPGFRRHNDQCVDIDECAADKNACDSNQVCTNEIGGFRCDCKIGFNLDTITNACVDINECQVNAHECLETQRCDNTIGSYTCIRLQSCGTGYTLNAETGHCDDDDECALGRHNCLPPNECFNTKGSFRCRIPHRHYLQSSTSTSTSTTTTTTTVRPQRYNPGYSNYPTSRYSSYQPYLPPCGIGFERNSLGACVDIDECSRGASCHRHQQCINTNGSYRCRDLLSCPAGYRVNDDITECLDIDECATGEAVCGPEQTCSNRKGGYVCVCPPGHKLGRNKRCEDIDECAMHGSKACQQNSNCINTIGSYRCDCKEGFKNGPNEMICTDVDECKEIPGLCHQRCLNYWGSYRCGCHPGYRLGYNNRTCDDVDECEEYKSANLCVGICENTPGSYACRCPHGYKLGADGRSCIDIDECQVGDVCNRRHDICTNIGGSYRCTTIECPFGYRHDVDRRNRCERISRYCNTGDMECIRRPHSYSYNFLTIVSNILLPPEGRGLFTLAGPSHYQMIDFDLKLVSVDAAPHVKPVDIHYFGLEKRTNEAQLNLRKSIEGPQDIELELSMSVFQNGELYGTNVAKLFLMISAYEY, encoded by the exons ATGATTTGGAAAAGGTTTGGAATGTGCCAACGAATGTTTCTGCTAGCTTTAGGAACGCTAGCAATGCTTCATCCTGCAAGTGGTGAAA CCATTGCGATCGAGCAGATCCTTTCGCTGTGCTGCCAGCAGGGCGAGGCTTGGGGATCGCAGAGCCGGACATGCTCGAGCTACAACGAATCGCTGGAGCTGGTACCGGCCGGCCTGCACGGCCTGTGCCTTTCGACCATCGAAATATGCTGCTCGAAGCAGCACAAAATTTACCAGTGTAAGGCCGGTCATATAGCTGCCCGGCAGGGTCGCAGCTGTTCCCCGAAAGGTGACCAGTCCGGGTCGGAATTTTACACG GATTGCTGCGAGGCGTGCAAAATAGGGCTGGTGGTCGGCTCGAGCGCCAACAAGTGCTCGGTGGAACCGTTCGCCTTCGGCAGTCCCTGGGACGAAATCTATGACGATTGCTGCGAGAACGAAATCAGGAAAAAAGTTGGACACGATGAGC TGGGCTTGTGTGAGCAGTTCCCGTCAGTCTGCTCGCAGGTGTGCGAGAACTTGGAGGAcggtgcgtatgtgtgcaaGTGTCATCCAGGATTCGAGCTGATGGACGACAGCAAAACCTGTGCACCGGTTTCGGACGAGGATAATGAAGCGATCGAGCGGAAGGA CACATTCGCCTGTGGCAAAGGACTCAAGTACAACAAGCACACGGACGAGTGTGAGGACGTGAACGAATGTGAAACCGGTGAGGCCACATGCAATCCGGCGAATCAAGTTTGTCGTAATACGCGCGGCGGCTTCATATGCGTGGATATCGTGCTTCCGGACATTGCCTGCGATGCGGGGTACGAGCCGAAGAATGGCAAATGCGAAG ATGTTAACGAATGCTTAGAGCGGCTCGATGCTTGCGACCGGGAAAGGGAACACTGTCTCAACGGACGTGGTAACTACTCCTGTCTGCCGAAGGCCGTCACCATGTGTCAACCGGGCTTTGCTTACAACGTGAGCTTGGGCGTGTGCGAAG ACATCAACGAGTGCGAGGAGGACGGTGCCTGCGACGAAGGATACCGTTGCGACAACATTGACGGCTCTTACGAGTGTATTGCGGTGGTGAAGATTTATCCAAC TCAGCCGAGGAAAAAGGTGGACGCGTGTACACCCGGTTTCCGACGACATAATGATCAGTGCGTGG ATATTGATGAGTGTGCCGCCGATAAGAATGCCTGCGACAGTAATCAGGTGTGCACGAACGAGATCGGTGGATTCAGGTGTGATTGTAAAATTGGATTCAATCTCGATACGATTACGAACGCGTGCGTCG ACATCAACGAGTGTCAGGTGAACGCCCACGAGTGTCTGGAGACGCAGCGCTGCGATAATACGATCGGTTCCTACACGTGCATCCGGCTGCAAAGCTGTGGCACCGGTTACACTCTCAACGCCGAAACGGGTCACTGTGATG ATGATGACGAGTGTGCTCTCGGACGTCACAATTGTCTGCCACCGAACGAATGCTTCAACACGAAGGGCTCGTTCCGGTGTCGTATTCCGCACCGACATTACTTGCAGTCCAGTACGTCTACATCGACTAGCACTACGACGACCACGACCACCGTACGGCCCCAACGGTACAATCCCGGGTACAGCAACTATCCAACGTCACGCTACTCGTCGTACCAGCCGTATCTACCACCGTGCGGAATCGGGTTCGAGCGGAACAGTTTGGGAGCGTGTGTCG ATATTGATGAATGTTCGCGGGGTGCTAGTTGTCATCGGCATCAGCAGTGCATCAATACGAATGGATCGTATCGCTGCCGCGATCTTTTATCCTGCCCCGCTGGATACCGTGTTAATGATGACATTACGGAGTGTTTAG ATATCGACGAATGTGCTACCGGTGAGGCAGTCTGTGGTCCGGAGCAAACGTGCAGCAATCGGAAGGGAGGGTATGTTTGCGTGTGTCCACCGGGGCATAAGCTCGGTCGGAACAAGCGCTGCGAGGACATTGACGAGTGTGCAATGCATGGGTCGAAGGCTTGTCAGCAAAATTCCAACTGTATTAATACGATCGGATCGTACCGGTGCGATTGTAAGGAGGGGTTCAAAAATGGACCCAATGAGATGATCTGCACGGATGTGGACGAGTGCAAGGAAATTCCTGGGCTGTGTCATCAGAGGTGTTTGAACTACTGGGGGTCGTACCGGTGCGGCTGTCATCCGGGCTATCGGCTAGGCTACAACAATCGTACCTGTGACGATGTGGATGAGTGCGAGGAGTACAAGTCGGCTAATTTGTGTGTGGGCATATGCGAGAATACGCCGGGATCGTATGCTTGTCGTTGTCCGCATGGCTACAAGTTGGGAGCGGATGGACGAAGTTGCATAG ATATTGACGAATGTCAGGTGGGAGATGTGTGCAATAGACGTCACGATATTTGCACCAACATCGGCGGAAGCTATCGGTGTACGACGATCGAATGTCCCTTTGGCTATCGACACGATGTGGATCGTCGAAA CCGTTGCGAGCGAATCAGCCGTTACTGTAATACCGGTGATATGGAATGCATTCGGCGACCTCACTCGTACTCGTACAACTTCTTAACGATCGTGTCCAACATTCTGCTACCACCGGAGGGCCGTGGGCTATTCACGCTGGCCGGTCCGTCCCATTACCAAATGATCGATTTTGATCTGAAGCTAGTTTCCGTCGATGCAGCACCACATGTGAAACCAGTAGATATTCATTACTTCGG GTTGGAGAAAAGAACGAACGAGGCGCAGCTGAATTTGCGTAAGAGCATCGAGGGACCGCAGGACATTGAGCTGGAGCTGAGCATGAGCGTGTTCCAGAATGGGGAACTGTACGGCACTAATGTGGCCAAGCTGTTCCTGATGATATCGGCGTATGAATATTAA